One Pyrenophora tritici-repentis strain M4 chromosome 5, whole genome shotgun sequence DNA window includes the following coding sequences:
- a CDS encoding F-box multi-domain protein — MTSSHSINPLTVLPPELVLRVLEYTPISDLASLLATSRAWYHFIDNEHTDTIYSSPSKTSQPRQISQLPTKARANALCARAASFSKLFDGVSSWKQLCERQQMIKKAWARPRPLTRQSVLQVKNSAVWRFKTDFKRRLIISTSHDGGLHVSDMDTGHLLWELPSSLLTSEDDSVEPHAHLEYDDGTAAFNKGDVIELWRADVGNTARGEFRRVTTLDPGCQIRGFQLSYNTLCAVSADGLGFVYDLSQAPPSVTRLEIEKGAIGHLDQNEDMVVFSMGWQGYHAYDKKTGVCLGRLEPWRCTEKYHAVESPTLHDTFGRLEVFAIYQCMTRPLYPPMAPREHRLSPVRVNTGPAYETDTYDDLWGAGMLDRGSDMFVGYSGSGCIFICQNIRTALESGAENLASHGQLLESKRRGSSLSLGGWLAVKNHRVMFEAGETMFIIALDGDNRVIVTDGDQSKPTSFATRTSCAGEPQPVSYMELCDDAFMATYTTLGLRKGDRDGARGFPTKVIRMISIVPPATHQYWSKQDILTLVGVLLTAFTALIALTTILVSSCKLREWLRRPFQWRRRRMQPNAENTNVQLGTLQPLIVGNWEMRDPRVVIDVLAPLSPVSIQSADATKNATATGGSQLRNWLVTEVITEEPSDDPGRAPWSVIKAEIKDPNSYDLGIGGNGRSVTSKARKHSVKCEAKIDTVEDTFFYNRAWACEPVKDGYWTMAITLAGFIPYSPPALSYDDIYLNFTHVVSKFNEGVKPQKYEAGGRFDLKTNGCNHGHDRTCGWRLNLKTVEIIPHKVSI; from the exons ATGACGTCCTCTCACTCCATTAACCCGCTCACGGTCCTTCCCCCAGAGCTCGTCCTTCGCGTCCTCGAATACACGCCCATCTCAGATCTGGCCTCCCTTCTTGCTACATCGCGTGCCTGGTACCACTTCATTGACAACGAGCATACAGACACCATCTACTCCTCTCCATCCAAGACATCACAGCCACGCCAAATCTCCCAACTACCTACCAAAGCCCGCGCCAATGCGTTGTGCGCCCGTGCTGCAAGCTTCTCCAAGCTATTCGACGGAGTCTCTTCGTGGAAACAACTATGTGAGCGACAACAGATGATCAAGAAAGCGTGGGCGAGGCCCCGGCCGCTTACCCGCCAGTCCGTCCTACAGGTCAAGAACTCTGCTGTATGGCGGTTCAAAACGGACTTTAAGCGCCGTTTGATCATCTCGACTTCACATGACGGTGGCTTGCATGTGTCTGATATGGATACGGGTCATCTTCTCTGGGAACTCCCGTCGTCGCTTCTCACATCCGAAGACGACAGTGTCGAGCCGCATGCGCATCTTGAATATGACGATGGAACAGCTGCGTTCAACAAAGGCGATGTGATTGAACTATGGCGTGCAGATGTGGGAAACACGGCGAGAGGAGAATTCCGCCGTGTCACTACTCTCGACCCTGGTTGTCAGATACGCGGGTTCCAGCTCTCCTACAACACACTTTGTGCCGTCTCAGCAGACGGCTTGGGGTTCGTGTATGACCTATCGCAAGCGCCACCAAGTGTCACGCGGCTGGAGATTGAAAAAGGCGCAATAGGCCATCTAGACCAGAACGAAGACATGGTCGTCTTCTCAATGGGCTGGCAGGGCTATCATGCATACGACAAGAAGACTGGGGTTTGCTTGGGTAGACTGGAACCCTGGCGTTGTACGGAAAAGTATCACGCCGTTGAATCTCCTACGCTTCACGATACGTTTGGCAGGCTGGAAGTGTTTGCCATTTATCAGTGCATGACACGGCCTCTGTATCCCCCCATGGCACCGCGTGAGCATCGGTTGTCGCCGGTGAGAGTAAACACTGGTCCGGCTTATGAAACAGACACTTACGATGACCTCTGGGGTGCCGGCATGCTGGATCGCGGCAGTGACATGTTCGTCGGCTACTCGGGCAGCGGCTGCATTTTCATCTGCCAGAACATTCGCACGGCGCTCGAGAGCGGTGCTGAGAATCTGGCTAGCCATGGTCAACTCCTCGAATCTAAAAGACGCGGTTCCTCTCTCAGTCTGGGAGGCTGGCTGGCGGTCAAGAACCATCGTGTCATGTTCGAGGCTGGGGAAACTATGTTCATCATCGCGCTGGACGGGGACAATCGTGTCATCGTTACGGATGGAGATCAGAGCAAGCCGACTTCGTTTGCGACGCGTACGTCGTGTGCAGGAGAGCCGCAGCCAGTGAGTTATATGGAGTTGTGCGATGATGCCTTCATGGCGACTTATACC ACACTGGGTCTCCGAAAAGGCGATCGTGATGGTGCGCGTGGGTTTCCTACCAAAGTCATCAGGATGATTAGTATTGTGCCTCC TGCTACCCACCAGTACTGGTCCAAACAAGACATCTTGACCCTCGTCGGCGTACTTCTCACGGCTTTTACGGCTTTAATCGCATTGACCACTATCCTGGTTTCATCGTGCAAGCTACGCGAGTGGCTGCGCAGACCCTTCCAATGGCGGAGGAGGCGCATGCAGCCTA ACGCTGAGAACACGAACGTCCAGCTGGGCACACTTCAACCTCTGATTGTTGGTAATTGGGAGATGAGAGATCCGAGAGTC GTCATCGACGTCCTCGCACCGCTTTCTCCAGTCTCCATACAATCCGCCGATGCGACCAAGAACGCTACAGCCACAGGTGGCAGTCAACTCCGCAACTGGCTAGTCACCGAGGTCATAACCGAAGAACCTTCGGACGATCCTGGACGCGCCCCCTGGTCTGTTATCAAGGCAGAAATAAAGGATCCCAACAGTTATGACCTCGGTATTGGGGGCAATGGACGCAGTGTCACCTCGAAGGCTAGAAAGCATTCAGTC AAGTGTGAAGCCAAGATCGACACGGTCGAAGATACATTTTTCTATAACCGCGCCTGGGCCTGCGAGCCCGTCAAAGACGGATACTGGACTATGGCAATCACCCTGGCTGGATTTATCCCCTACTCACCACCCGCACTCTCGTATGACGACATCTACCTGAACTTCACGCATGTAGTGAGTAAATTCAACGAGGGCGTGAAGCCGCAGAAGTACGAGGCCGGGGGTAGGTTTGATCTGAAGACGAACGGTTGCAATCATGGACATGACCGTACTTGTGGATGGCGGCTGAATCTGAAGACGGTCGAGATTATTCCTCACAAGGTTTCCATCTGA
- a CDS encoding MutT, NTP pyrophosphohydrolase including oxidative damage repair enzyme, which translates to MAATQQLSMQSRTGRVNQRYGSQGERLVAGVVPLSADKYYVLLIQSTKRSGWVLPKGGWETDEATAQEAAKREAWEEAGIICKINYDLGLIPEKRRPDQLTSQAPKASYHFFEATVEKQEAQWPEQHKRNRNWFSYTQARQALAERPELLDALDRCTMHRS; encoded by the exons ATGGCCGCTACCCAGCAGTTGTCGATGCAGTCTCGCACTGGTCGTGTGAATCAGC GGTATGGCTCCCAAGGAGAGCGCCTAGTCGCCGGCGTTGTCCCGCTTTCCGCCGACAAGTACTACGTACTTCTCATCCAGTCCACCAAGCGGAGTGGCTGGGTCCTTCCCAAGGGCGGGTGGGAGACGGACGAGGCGACCGCCCAGGAAGCCGCCAAACGCGAGGCCTGGGAAGAGGCTGGCATAATATGCAAGATCAACTACGACCTCGGCCTCATCCCCGAGAAGCGGCGGCCCGACCAGCTCACCTCGCAGGCCCCAAAGGCTTCGTACCATTTCTTCGAAGCGACCGTCGAAAAGCAGGAGGCGCAATGGCCTGAACAGCACAAGCGGAATCGGAATTGGTTCAGTTACACGCAGGCGCGACAGGCTCTAGCGGAACGGCCGGAACTGCTCGATGCCCTCGACCGGTGTACCATGCACCGCTCATAG
- a CDS encoding Steroid-dh multi-domain protein, producing the protein MSASTLTLLVRPRGRPIKNLPETITVSSDAPASHIFEEVAKASKFSIHRLRITKGSDSSAVNNTKDVTVYDTGLRNKSAIDVKDLGPQISWRTVFIVEYLGPLLIHPLVYFGRSLIYGTSEPPSQLQKLTFLMCVAHFAKREFETLFVHRFSSATMPIMNIYKNSGYYWLLSGFNLAYWSYGPNSPAAKPSNPLLTYLGVALFVIGEVCNYSTHMTLKNLRRPGTTERGIPQGLGFNMVTCPNYMFEAIAWIGVALVNWSLSTVLFIIVAVGQMGVWAWKKERRYRKEFGDKYKRKRYAILPGIW; encoded by the exons ATGTCGGCATCAACTCTGACTCTGCTCGTGCGCCCTAGAG GCCGCCCGATCAAGAACCTCCCCGAGACAATCACCGTCAGCTCCGACGCTCCTGCCTCGCACATCTTTGAGGAAGTTGCCAAAGCTTCGAAATTCTCCATCCACCGCCTGAGGATTACAAAGGGCAGCGATAGCTCGGCTGTCAACAACACCAAGGATGTGACAGTCTACGACACAGGCCTGAGGAACAAGAGCGCCATCGATGTCAAGGACTTGG GACCCCAGATTTCATGGCGAACCGTCTTCATCGTCGAATACCTCGGACCCCTCCTGATCCACCCGCTCGTCTACTTTGGCCGCAGCCTCATCTATGGCACCTCGGAGCCTCCCTCTCAGCTGCAGAAACTCACGTTCCTCATGTGTGTGGCACATTTTGCGAAgcgcgagtttgagacgcTCTTCGTCCACCGCTTCTCATCGGCCACTATGCCCATCATGAACATCTACAAGAACAGCGGCTACTACTGGCTTTTGTCTGGCTTTAACCTCGCATACTGGAGTTACGGCCCCAACAGTCCGGCTGCGAAACCTTCGAATCCCCTCCTGACATACCTCGGAGTTGCCCTATTCGTCATTGGCGAAGTCTGCAACTACAGCACGCACATGACTCTGAAGAACCTGCGTCGGCCGGGTACCACTGAGCGCGGCATTCCCCAAGGGCTAGGCTTCAATATGGTGACGTGTCCAAATTACATGTTTGAGGCCATTGCTTGGATCGGCGTCGCTTTGGTCAACTGGAGCCTGAGCACCGTCCTTTTCATTATCGTGGCAGTTGGTCAGATGGGCGTCTGGGCATGGAAGAAGGAGAGGAGATATCGCAAGGAGTTTGGCGACAAGTACAAGCGCAAGAGGTACGCAATCCTGCCGGGCATCTGGTAA
- a CDS encoding An-peroxidase multi-domain protein: MSATEEAKAAWDSHVDTRTGIEPPKAADASEISTLRSAIGAPFRAAAGLIGAVTAPVPDQTGDGSKIPPEEKASLYKKIEGGLRDMSHLGIENIGSLLEIQKEKMLGSYTDDKTYLMEGLIRTAAALPDGSKTRDAVTANFLSQLWNDLQHPPQSYLGTKYQYRSADGSNNSLVNPQVGAAGTPYARTVKPITMQTPARPDPGVIFDSIMTRKHAELHPNRISSMLFYLASIIIHDCFRTSHEDYSISMTSSYLDLSPLYGSNQAEQDMMRTGKDGKIKPDCFSESRLLFFPPGVGALLIMFGRFHNYTVENLAEINEQGRFTKPSAEVPKSTGDVEVDKKTQEKYDAAWKKYDNDLFQTGRLITCGLYVNTILIDYVRTILDLNRTDSNWQLNPRSEVEGLPMGIGNQVSAEFNLVYRWHSTVSDRDEKWTQEMWEGIFGEDCDPKSIGKHEFLGRLNEVYKKTDRDPSKREFAGLKRNEDGTFPDQGLVDILTSSIEDCANSFGPNRVPSVFRAIEVLGIEQARSWNLGSLNEFRKHFKLEPHKTFEDITSDKYVQEQLKHLYDTPDKVEIYPGMVVEDAKKPMAPGSGLCTNYTISRAVLSDAVALVRGDRFYTQDYNPRTLTNWGYNLADSDIGIDNGCVFYKLFLRAFPQHFKYNSVYAHYPLTVPSAMQIALTDLKKDHLYDFSKPVATPHPHIVKEYKLATQIMKDQTNFKVVWGRAMEYIMGPTAADFMLAGDGPKNTASRQMMSKALYISDWDKEVRTYYTLKMQQLLQEKAAKIADFNQVDIIRDVGNLAHVHFCSELFMLPLKTDDRPYGIFTEAELYLIMSSVFALIFFDADPASSFPLHVKARKATQILGTIVEKNVAAIAKSGILSSIIQTIWPHESVLKSYGVHMIKRLLETGMEPKQLVWGHILGTAGGMVSNQGQLFAQTLEYYILGAGQKHWPAIQALAAQDGEEAFETLMHYTMEAGRLNGETGVIRAVAHPTPLTTADGTTTTLSPGSTVFVKLRSASHDPAVFPNPDEVDITRPLDSYIHLGYGPHQCLGLPMTRVALTTMLKEVAKLKNLRPAKGPQGKIHKVEKRMEKVAEEEYVYHAYLTENWDMYFPFPCALKLCWDD, translated from the coding sequence ATGTCTGCAACTGAAGAGGCAAAGGCTGCATGGGACTCCCATGTCGACACCCGTACAGGAATCGAGCCACCAAAGGCAGCTGATGCATCCGAGATCAGCACCCTGCGGAGCGCTATTGGCGCCCCGTTTCGCGCTGCTGCTGGCTTGATCGGCGCCGTCACAGCTCCAGTCCCCGACCAAACGGGTGATGGTTCCAAGATTCCACCAGAGGAAAAGGCTAGCCTTTACAAGAAGATCGAAGGCGGTCTCCGAGACATGTCTCACCTCGGCATCGAGAACATTGGGTCATTGCTTGAGATCCAAAAGGAGAAGATGCTTGGTAGCTACACCGATGACAAGACTTATCTCATGGAAGGTCTGATCAGAACTGCTGCCGCGTTGCCGGATGGGTCCAAGACGAGGGACGCCGTTACCGCAAATTTCCTATCACAGCTGTGGAATGACCTGCAGCACCCACCTCAGTCATATCTCGGTACCAAGTACCAGTACCGGTCAGCAGATGGCTCAAACAACAGCCTCGTAAACCCTCAGGTTGGTGCGGCAGGGACACCGTACGCTCGAACAGTGAAACCTATCACGATGCAGACACCTGCTCGACCGGATCCAGGCGTCATATTCGACAGCATCATGACGAGGAAGCATGCCGAGCTTCACCCCAACCGTATCTCAAGTATGCTCTTCTACCTCGCGTCCATCATTATCCACGACTGTTTCCGAACCAGTCACGAAGACTACTCCATCTCCATGACCTCCTCATATCTCGACCTCTCGCCCTTGTATGGTAGCAACCAAGCCGAACAGGATATGATGAGGACTGGAAAGGACGGAAAGATCAAGCCAGATTGCTTCTCGGAATCGAGACTACTCTTCTTCCCTCCTGGTGTCGGTGCTCTGTTGATCATGTTTGGTCGTTTCCACAACTACACCGTGGAGAACCTGGCCGAAATCAACGAGCAGGGACGCTTCACAAAGCCCTCTGCTGAGGTACCAAAGTCGACTGGTGATGTTGAGGTCGACAAGAAGACACAAGAAAAGTACGATGCGGCGTGGAAGAAGTACGACAACGACTTGTTCCAGACTGGCCGACTGATCACATGCGGTCTGTATGTCAATACTATCTTGATCGATTACGTCCGCACAATCCTCGACCTCAACAGGACCGACAGCAACTGGCAGCTCAATCCCCGATCCGAGGTGGAGGGTTTGCCGATGGGTATCGGTAACCAAGTCTCTGCAGAGTTCAATCTTGTATACCGATGGCACTCGACTGTGTCCGACCGCGACGAGAAATGGACACAGGAAATGTGGGAGGGTATCTTTGGCGAGGACTGCGACCCGAAGTCCATCGGCAAACACGAGTTCCTTGGCCGCCTCAACGAGGTCTACAAGAAGACCGACCGTGATCCGTCAAAGCGTGAATTCGCTGGTCTGAAGCGAAATGAAGACGGCACATTTCCCGATCAAGGTCTTGTAGACATCTTGACTTCTAGCATCGAAGACTGCGCCAACTCGTTCGGACCAAATCGAGTACCTTCTGTGTTCCGCGCCATTGAGGTTCTTGGTATTGAGCAAGCACGTAGCTGGAACTTGGGATCTCTCAACGAGTTCCGCAAGCACTTCAAGCTCGAGCCACACAAGACATTCGAAGACATTACGTCTGACAAGTATGTCCAAGAGCAACTCAAGCACCTCTACGATACCCCGGACAAGGTTGAAATCTACCCAGGCATGGTTGTGGAGGATGCCAAGAAGCCCATGGCACCCGGTTCTGGACTCTGCACCAACTACACCATTTCCCGAGCTGTGCTATCCGACGCCGTGGCCTTGGTACGCGGCGACCGATTCTACACGCAAGACTACAACCCCCGCACCTTGACAAACTGGGGCTACAATCTCGCAGACAGCGACATCGGCATCGACAACGGCTGTGTATTCTACAAGCTCTTCCTACGTGCTTTCCCACAACACTTCAAGTACAACAGCGTCTACGCACACTACCCGCTCACCGTCCCGTCGGCCATGCAAATCGCTCTCACCGACCTGAAGAAAGACCACCTATACGACTTCTCCAAGCCGGTAGCAACGCCACACCCACACATTGTCAAAGAGTACAAGCTGGCCACTCAGATCATGAAAGACCAGACCAACTTCAAGGTAGTCTGGGGCAGGGCAATGGAGTACATAATGGGACCCACAGCCGCCGACTTCATGCTCGCGGGCGACGGACCCAAGAACACGGCCTCGCGCCAAATGATGAGCAAAGCGCTCTACATCTCCGACTGGGATAAGGAAGTCCGCACCTACTACACACTAAAGATGCAACAGCTCCTCCAAGAGAAAGCCGCCAAAATCGCAGACTTCAACCAAGTCGACATCATCCGCGACGTCGGCAACCTCGCCCACGTGCACTTTTGCTCTGAACTCTTCATGCTGCCCTTAAAAACCGACGACCGCCCCTACGGCATCTTCACCGAAGCCGAACTCTACCTCATCATGTCCTCGGTCTTTGCCCTCATCTTCTTCGACGCCGACCCCGCCTCCTCCTTCCCCTTGCACGTCAAAGCACGCAAAGCAACCCAAATCCTCGGCACCATCGTGGAGAAGAACGTGGCCGCCATCGCAAAAAGCGGCATCCTATCCTCCATCATCCAAACCATCTGGCCCCATGAATCCGTGCTGAAATCCTACGGCGTCCACATGATCAAACGTTTGTTGGAAACGGGTATGGAGCCTAAACAGCTGGTCTGGGGCCATATCCTAGGTACGGCGGGCGGCATGGTATCGAACCAAGGCCAGCTCTTCGCTCAAACGCTAGAATACTACATCCTAGGCGCGGGCCAGAAACACTGGCCGGCGATCCAGGCTCTCGCCGCGCAAGACGGCGAAGAAGCGTTTGAGACTCTCATGCATTACACCATGGAAGCCGGGCGGTTAAACGGTGAAACTGGCGTTATCCGCGCTGTTGCCCACCCTACACCTCTCACCACCGCCGACGGAACGACTACCACGTTATCCCCCGGCTCAACTGTCTTCGTCAAACTTCGCTCTGCATCGCACGACCCGGCTGTTTTCCCTAACCCTGACGAAGTCGACATCACGCGTCCGCTCGACTCGTATATCCACCTCGGGTACGGTCCGCATCAGTGTCTGGGGCTGCCGATGACGAGGGTGGCGTTGACGACGATGTTGAAAGAAGTGGCCAAGCTCAAGAATTTGAGACCGGCCAAGGGCCCACAGGGCAAGATACACAAGGTTGAGAAGAGGATGGAGAAGGTTGCGGAGGAGGAGTATGTGTATCATGCTTATTTGACGGA
- a CDS encoding putative arginyl-tRNA:protein arginylyltransferase produces MQSSVTPFGYSSESCGYCKHGQNGRRTANSRASYYFSSKSLTVDVYQILVDRGWRRSGTIFYKPDVLRHCCPHYTIRLPVASFKPSKDQRKAVNHWNDHVLGEQYMKEASRLYPISKEEKARLKNTFDLAREIHKAELQNVKQPPEPAHRFEVTLEPAAFSPEKYELFKNYQQNVHKEKPHEISQSGFKRFLCDSPLKKTSRTVDGKEQLLGSYHQCYRLDGQLVAMGVLDLLPHCVSGVYMLYHSDFEQWQFGKLSALREAALTLEGGYQYYYMGYYIHSCTKMKYKGDYKTQHVLDPETYEWHSLDDELRGLLDKKPYVSMARERRRKLEKASSKDEGAEDHVEEKDDYSDYPLPTAAEAGNAVAKGMSLFELKVPGLMTAEEIEENLDLATMPIRVGSRMAEAQDLVSWEGSDLRNPKSIQGIIGEMVACMGPEVAWQVVVQLG; encoded by the exons ATGCAGTCCAGTGTGACGCCTTTCG GCTACAGCAGCGAGTCGTGCGGTTACTGTAAACATGGCCAAAACGGCCGCCGAACTGCCAATTCCA GAGCGAGCTACTACTTCTCCTCCAAATCCTTGACCGTTGACGTCTACCAGATCCTCGTTGACCGCGGCTGGAGAAG ATCCGGCACCATCTTCTACAAGCCAGATGTACTGCGACACTGCTGTCCGCACTACACGATCCG TCTCCCCGTAGCTTCTTTCAAGCCCTCAAAGGATCAGAGGAAAGCGGTCAATCACTGGAACGATCATGTGCTAGGTGAGCAGTATATGAAAGAGGCCTCTAGGCTCTACCCGATTTCCAAAGA GGAGAAAGCTCGACTCAAGAATACTTTTGACCTTGCACGAGAAATACACAAGGCCGAACTACAGAATGTCAAGCAACCGCCTGAACCCGCACATCGCTTCGAGGTGACACTCGAACCAGCGGCATTTTCACCGGAAAAGTACGAGCTCTTCAAGAACTACCAGCAAAATGTGCACAAAGAGAAGCCCCATGAGATATCGCAATCGGGCTTCAAACGCTTCCTATGCGACTCCCCGTTGAAGAAGACTTCTCGCACCGTCGATGGCAAAGAGCAACTTCTCGGCTCCTACCACCAATGCTACCGACTGGATGGACAATTGGTTGCGATGGGAGTTCTTGATCTCCTCCCTCACTGTGTCAGCGGTGTATATATGCTGTATCATTCAGACTTTGAGCAGTGGCAATTTGGAAAGCTGAGTGCACTTCGCGAGGCTGCCCTTACACTCGAGGGTGGCTACCAGTATTACTACATGGGCTACTACATTCACTCATGCACGAAGATGAAGTACAAGGGTGACTACAAGACTCAGCATGTCCTAGATCCAGAGACGTACGAATGGCATTCGTTGGACGATGAGCTGCGTGGCTTGCTGGATAAGAAACCTTACGTATCCATGGCTAGGGAGCGGAGGAGGAAGCTTGAGAAAGCGTCGAGCAAGGACGAGGGGGCGGAGGACCATGTGGAGGAAAAGGATGATTACTCTGACTATCCACTTCCAACAGCAGCCGAGGCTGGCAATGCAGTCGCGAAAGGAATGTCACTATTCGAACTCAAGGTCCCAGGACTGATGACAGCCGAGGAAATTGAAGAAAATCTCGATCTCGCCACGATGCCGATTCGAGTGGGGAGCAGAATGGCAGAAGCTCAG GATCTTGTTTCTTGGGAAGGCAGCGATCTTCGCAACCCAAAATCCATACAAGGTATCATTGGCGAGATGGTTGCTTGTATGGGGCCCGAGGTTGCGTGGCAGGTTGTGGTTCAGCTTGGATAA
- a CDS encoding AceB, Malate synthase, producing MAANPDSILREVNILGELNDQNRHILSKDACVFLALLHRTFNERRKALLQRRVIRQAELDKGNLLDFLPETKHIRENDTWKGAPPAPGLVDRRVEITGPTDRKMVVNALNSNVWTYMADFEDSSAPTWDNMINGQVNLYDAIRRQVDFKQGEKEYKLRTDRTLPTLIARARGWHLEEKHFTVDGEPMSGSLFDFGLYFFHNAHELVKRGTGPYFYLPKMESHLEARMWNDAFNLAQDYIGMRRGTIRATVLIETITAAFEMDEIIYELRDHSAGLNCGRWDYIFSTIKRFRQNPNFVLPDRDSVTMTSPFMDAYVKLLIKTCHKRGVHAMGGMAAQIPIKNDAQANDAAMAKVRSDKLREARAGHDGTWVAHPALAAIASEIFNEHMPTPNQMHVRREDVHITANDLLNMNVPGQITEAGIRKNLDIGLAYMEAWVRGVGCVPINYLMEDAATAEVSRSQLWQWARHNVKTAEGKRVTKDYALKLLHEQAKALSEKAPKGNKFHLAAKYFEGQVTGEDYAEFLTSLLYNEITNVGPAKGASKL from the exons ATGGCAGCCAACCCTGACAGTATTCTGCGCGAGGTCAACATCCTCGGCGAACTCAACGACCAGAACCGTCACATCCTCAGCAAGGACGCCTGTGTCTTCCTTGCCCTCCTCCACCGCACATTCAACGAGCGCCGGAAAGCGCTTCTACAGCGACGGGTAATCCGCCAGGCTGAGCTCGACAAGGGAAACCTTCTCGACTTCCTCCCAGAGACCAAGCACATTCGTGAGAATGATACGTGGAAGGGCGCACCACCAGCGCCAGGTCTCGTCGACAGGCGTGTCGAGATTACAGGCCCGACTGATCGCAAGATGGTTGTCAATGCCCTGAACTCGAACGTCTGGACATACATGGCCGATTTCGAAG ATTCGTCTGCGCCGACATGGGACAATATGATCAATGGCCAAGTGAACCTGTACGATGCCATCCGTAGGCAAGTCGACTTCAAGCAAGGCGAGAAGGAGTACAAGCTACGCACCGACCGAACACTTCCCACCCTCATTGCCCGCGCCCGAGGATGGCACCTCGAGGAGAAGCACTTCACCGTCGACGGCGAGCCCATGTCTGGCAGTCTCTTCGACTTTGGACTGTACTTCTTCCACAACGCACATGAGCTTGTCAAGCGTGGAACCGGGCCATACTTCTACCTGCCCAAGATGGAGTCGCATCTCGAGGCGAGGATGTGGAACGATGCGTTCAACTTGGCTCAGGATTACATTGGCATGAGGCGTGGAACTATCCGTGCTACTGTCTTGATTGAGACCATCACAGCCGCATTTGAGATGGATGAG ATCATCTACGAGCTCCGCGACCACTCTGCTGGTCTGAACTGCGGTCGCTGGGACTACATCTTCAGCACCATCAAGCGTTTCCGCCAGAACCCGAACTTCGTCCTGCCCGACCGCGACTCCGTCACCATGACCTCGCCCTTCATGGACGCCTACGTCAAGCTCCTCATCAAGACATGCCACAAGCGCGGCGTCCACGCCATGGGCGGCATGGCAGCACAAATCCCCATCAAGAACGACGCCCAAGCAAACGATGCTGCCATGGCAAAAGTCCGCTCTGACAAGCTCCGCGAGGCCCGCGCCGGCCACGACGGCACATGGGTCGCCCACCCAGCCCTCGCAGCCATCGCAAGCGAAATCTTCAACGAGCACATGCCTACGCCCAACCAAATGCACGTCCGCCGCGAAGACGTGCACATTACCGCCAACGACCTGCTCAACATGAACGTCCCCGGTCAAATCACCGAAGCAGGTATCCGCAAGAACCTCGACATCGGCCTCGCCTACATGGAAGCCTGGGTCCGTGGCGTCGGCTGCGTCCCCATCAACTACCTCATGGAAGACGCGGCCAcggccgaagtgtcaaggAGCCAGCTTTGGCAGTGGGCTAGACATAACGTCAAGACTGCTGAGGGAAAGAGGGTTACCAAGGATTATGCGCTCAAGCTGCTTCATGAACAGGCCAAGGCGTTGAGTGAGAAGGCGCCCAAGGGGAATAAGTTTCATCTCGCGGCCAAGTACTTTGAAGGACAGGTTACGGGTGAGGATTATGCAGAGTTTTTGACTTC TCTGCTATACAATGAAATCACAAATGTAGGTCCAGCCAAGGGGGCGTCGAAGTTGTAA
- a CDS encoding RPS8A, Ribosomal protein S8E, with amino-acid sequence MTEAVEHCDTEIAPELFPAIISRDSRHKRSASGAKRAYYRKKRAFEKGRQPANTRIGTKRVHLVRTRGGNRKFRALRLEAGNFSWGSEGIAKKTRVIGVVYHPSNNELVRTNTLTRSAIVQIDAAPFRQWYEAHYGSSLGRRRQAKAGEKEEDKKKSNSVTKKQSERLKTGGKIENAVEKQFEAGRLYAAVSSRPGQSGRCDGYVLEGEELAFYQRLLRK; translated from the exons ATGACCGAAGCCGTTGAGCATTGCGACACCGAAATCGCCCCCGAATTGTTCCCCGCCAT TATCTCACGAGACTCTCGTCACAAGCGTTCCGCGTCCGGTGCGAAGCGCGCATACTACCGCAAGAAGAG GGCTTTCGAGAAGGGCCGCCAGCCTGCCAATACCCGTATTGGCACTAAGCGTGTCCATCTTGTCCGCACCCGTGGCGGCAACCGCAAGTTCCGTGCTCTTCGTCTCGAAGCCGGCAACTTTTCCTGGGGATCAGAGGGCATCGCTAAGAAGACCCGTGTCATCGGTGTCGTCTACCACCCTTCCAACAACGAGCTCGTCCGTACCAACACCCTGACCCGCTCCGCTATCGTCCAGATCGATGCCGCTCCTTTCCGACAATGGTACGAGGCCCACTACGGCTCTTCGCTCGGCCGCAGGAGGCAAGCCAAGGCCGGcgagaaggaggaggacaAGAAGAAGTCAAACTCAGTCACCAAGAAGCAGTCTGAGCGCTTGAAGACTGGCGGCAAGATTGAGAATGCTGTCGAGAAGCAGTTCGAGGCCGGTCGTCTGTACGCCGCCGTGTCCTCCCGTCCCGGCCAGAGCGGTCGCTGCGACGGTTACGTGCTCGAGGGCGAGGAGCTTGCTTTCTACCAGCGCCTCCTCAGGAAGTAA